The Capsicum annuum cultivar UCD-10X-F1 chromosome 1, UCD10Xv1.1, whole genome shotgun sequence sequence gaagaatgttagtaaaggcctattctctaagctctcatgaaatcaggatgtgttcatggatgaaaagaacaaaaccgtgagaaccataaagagtaaaaggttggttgtgtgatatgtgttgtctaggtgtacattaaagctcgacggttcaaagatatcaaatctaccgattgaccgagtgcatccgatgcatgatcactacggaaagttcaaagggaaatccacttatccagatgcaatcagtctttgcttgatgatcacatacttgtccgtaaagttttttgaaaaatagccattccccattcatgtgggggattgttagaTTCTATGTGTATgttttgaatggaaaatggagggaattaagtggaagagaaaattgagtttacaccaaaatggaaagtgtgctcaaaataggaaagcttactaaaattctcccacattggtgggagaaagaagctttaaagtgtttatattgtgaaaaaCATTTCCACATGCTAAGTGAGGCAAGTAATAAGAGATGTGTCacgccgtcgtcgtcgctcgctcggcttcggatttggatttggatttggatttggcaaatgatcgatcgatgagatctatctttttggacaaagtttatttgacataAATTTAATCCGAATACCAAAGGGAAAAAATGCAACAGTAATCCTccatttatgcatgcatgcagattTTGAAACAGTGTTTTGAACTGATGcaatccttcaacaaactgatgCACTGTTTTTGGACTGATGCTTCGAAATGATGCACTTTTTCGTGAACTGGTATACCTGTTAGAAAAAGGACATGGTCTTTGGATGAACGGACATGAATTTCCAGAGAAGACACACCATTTAAGTAAACCACtgccaccttttcgaagaggcatatgataggctatataaacctgctttgaTTCAAAGGTTTGATATACGAAATTTTCAGAATacaaaactcttcttctcttaaaaatattctgtgtgatcattcaaaccgttgAGTGCGTTCGtggaatccaattatttgaggtactgctataattggattgaaggccattttattctgggaggaaaattccataacctcgggtacagtgagagaaattattccttaaggacactccgtgaactCGGGGGACTTGgtctaaaatttttgtttcatctattttctgatatctaacacacttcttggatagattaatAATAATCTTGTATTTGAAGGTGTTGAAcaatttcaaaactatttttgttcatacatgaacttgttatgaagttgttgttgtattaatacaGATTCTAAATACCcgtagaaaaaaaatatgtataaatatgacGGCGTATTTTCAATACAATATACGTTTAGAAAGCCTTTCGGCTGTCTGCTAAGTGGCATATGTATATGCGGCAGCAAAATCAAGATGCATGGGGTTGCTATTCCAACGTCTTCGCCACAAGTAATACAATgcaaattaaataatgaaaagcATCACAACTACTATTAGATATGTtcaatatcatcaacttcaaatagTTATGTTGGATATCAAATACTGCTAAAATTATCAGGAAACAATGTAAATATATACTGCTAAGATTCCTCGTGGTCAATATTTACACGAACTAGATGATTTAATTGCATCAGGCAACTCAAATAACAATTTCTTTTAATATAAAAAACAAGCAAAGTAGGAAGCTAAAGTTTCACTTACCTCCTGATTAAACTTAACCTGAAGTGGTTTACCCTCAATACACTTGATCCTAACTTTATGCTACCAGACACCAGTTGTTAGGGACTAATACATGATACTTTTAGGCATTTGATGACTATATGGTTTACCAAATCACAAACTTTATAAGACCAGTCAATGGTGCCCAATTAAGGCCGTATTATGGGTAGCAATATTAGAGCCGAAGCCCCAAAGCATGATCCGTTCAAATTTAGGTTGGTCATTAATGTCCCTTTTATTTTATTAACTCGTCCTATTTTACAACCCACCCCTACCCCCTCTCCTCCACCCCACTTGTTCAAAATCATTTTGGGATTTTTACACTCTATTCACCACCaaaataaatgttgaaaaatatACATTTGTACTAATGTATattatacacaaatatacatatgttatatatatgtaaatatattctTTTTGTATATTTAACTGGTGAACGTAATTATTTTGATCGACCTACCAAATGTGTTACTTGCCCAATTGTTTTTAGAAAGACCTTTTTTTTGTTTGAGATGTCATATTAGTCAcaatagggggggggggggggggaagattaatagagatgaaaaaaattaaatcaaattataaaCTGCAAATGATAAGATctaatgaaaatttttaatttgattttttgtgtCTTAGATATTTAAGAAATTCTCTCCCGTGATTTACTCTTCTAAATAAATGCAAAATatgttacttccttatttaataaGTGTCAAGAGGAAAGGGAgaaatatgagattttatgaaatattttcaaagataaaggattttatgtatttatgcctCTTAAGTTTGTTCTTCGTGTAATTTATCCATTGTTATAACCCATTTCTTTGCCCATTAAGTAACCCTCAAATTCAACACAATCCGCTCGTTTGACATCCTCTAGCCATATTTACTAAGAGAATTAGTTTCATGAGGCCCGTGCTAAACCCTAGCCCAAGgtcaagatataaaaataataattcaaatttaaaaatataacttaTATTATTCATTTACCTTAGAATTAGTATAATCTAATGATGTATTAAACATGTCTTATTGATAAGTTTTCAtagttattaaaaattttaattattataattggataatttgaaaaaaaattgaggaagaaagtattaccagaatattaaaatatatcaaaatattacaagtaatTCGATATTTTATAAGATACCatgatataaaatatgtaataattaCGATTTAAAGAAGATCATAAATactaaatattgacattttaaTAGATTTGTGAGTATGTCATTCTTAAGTTATAgatagaaataaatttattttgatatttattgagttttaatctCTCTCATGATTACAGTGGCAAGAGTTttgcaataaatatatatatatatcataagattatctataacaaaatattttaatgactttaaatttatattataataattatagctTTAATTTTGAATCATTATAATTTAACTTAATTATGAtctataagaatattaaataataattaaactaatGTTAATAAACTACTCTATTTGATCTATATACTTGTCATGTTTAGTTTTTATACACACTTTAAAAGAATGTcctattttctccattttaattattcttttatctttttatatacactaagaaaataaataaatataaaatattatttaatatattatcctatttattatatattttttggaggATCGGATGATATTAGAAAACCTACAAGGTAGTTGTTAAAATCATTACAAAATTTCATTTTGTATTAAGTTGGAGGACAATCAAAAATACAACATCGCTCttatatagttatataattttaattattcttttattttttatattcaccaagaaaaataataaatgcaagatattatttaataagttatctgatttattatatatttatggtggattgaataatattagaaaaaccTATAGGGTAGTAATTGAAATCACTGTAGAATTTAATTTGGTATTAAGttgttttgattatatttttttttgagttaaagtgattgttgatttaaaataaagaaacttttaattaaaatataatctaACACTTGGCAAGAGGAAACTAATTACAAATATTCAAGTACAATGATCTTAACAAGAAGAATgagcaaaaaaaagaaaatacagtaataaaaaatcAACATCACTTGCTATGTGTAGTAACTTTATTTGaccaccaacatgggttgtggtgcagcggatagggctgctccacccttaaccagaggtcgagggttcgaccctgggcatAGATAAAACTCcgttgggagcgctacccctcAAATGGGGCCCTACCCGGTGCGAATCCAAATTAGTCGAACTCCAATGCGGGCATCGGACACCAaatggaaaattaaaaaaaaaaactttatttgaccaaaaaaattatggggaaaggacagaaacgacacttcaaattaaactattttcatgaaaatggtcatgaaatttaaattccgctttctagtcatttcaatttactggcttgttctataccgtctctacacaccttctatacagtttttatacatatcttatacatataaatattctatacgaaaattatacagttttgatacacaatttatagtataactgtatattttttttacatgttttatacaacaattatataattttcatacactttctatatattttttatatatatttcatacatatacatatttgatagaactatataatttctatacatatatcttatatagatacatattctatttaacaattatatcgtttttatataatttaattattatttctaaataataaaaaaaaaacatttgatcagttaaaaaatttataacaaaaacaaattgaaatatttttaaaaggaccGAATTGTTCAAGTTaaatactgtatcagtattgtatatagactgtatcagtattgtatatggactgtatatggactacgtaggCTAAAATGACTCAAATTAGGAATGGCTATAAAGCGgaaatagtatatccgactggccacttttgaaaagttttcaaacttagattatttgttttaaaaagtgctatagagtatctttttcccaaaaattaaagaggaaaggACATGGGCTGGCCACTTTGAAAAGAAATGACTCACAATTTGAAAATGTGGACAATTGGAGTCAGTCGGCCCAATTTATTTCCCTTTTTAGTCATTTGGTCCAATTGgacacatgcagtctctatactcaattaaTACAcctttataccacattgatacacttttatacgaTATTAAAagttgtatagaatgtgtatagaaattgtataattattgtataaatatgaatctatatgcaatagaaattgtatcattattgATGTATAGAATATGTTTATGAATGACTATTGCCGCTAAAACTTGTATAagatgtgtatagaaattgtataattattgttATGACGTGAATAGAAACTATATCATTATTTATATAGAATATGCATATGTGTAggatgtgtataaaaattatacaattattgtataaaatatgtatttgtatttggtatcaaagattcatgtatttgatatcaaatattgtatttgattgattaaaaaaaaaaaagaagataaacaattaaaatattataaaattatatttgattgtTAGAAAAACTACACCAAATAGAAGAATAGCTTCTTTTTTCTAAATGAAGCTGCAGAAAAAAACAGtggaaaaaaagacaaaaagatttttttagaaaaagagggCAAGcaatgaatttttttaaagtgtagcagcaatttaaaaaaaaaatagctaaaagacgaaaaaaaaaaacatgaaggCAGTAGCAACAAATGGCCTAAATGGCTTTATTctgaaaattcaaaatcaatggcCACTCGACGGCAATTCTTTTAGCCGAGTGGTCATTTTTGTCCATTCcccaaaattaaaatatcaaaaatgtcCTCGTGAGGACTACCAAAAGTATAATATCCtcttatatatatagttaaaataaaatatattttttcatatcttCAAATTGCCTTGCATCAGCTAAGACTTATGCGTCACATTGACTTATATAGTTGTATTACTTATTTGGGTGTTTCCTGAAGTAGCAGCGTGATACTCTCCTTTTATGTGCTGAATTAACTGGTGATATATTTTGTAATGTCCCTGGGCTGTTTGCTATGTCATTTCATCTATCAAACAAGACACAAGTTCAATTCTAATGAACCTTCTATACCGTGATAGATATTCAATTTATGATCTTGTGTTTATTTCTTCCATCTGTTCTGTTAACTAAGTTTGAATTACAGGACAATGACACCAACTATCATATGGACTTTATTGCTAGACTTGCAAACATGAAGGCTAGAAACTATAGCACCGGTGAAGTGGATAAACTGAAGGCCAAATTCATAGCAGGGAGGATCATTCCAGCAATTGCTGCTACTACTGCTATGGCCACTGGTCTGGTTTGTCTAGAGCTCTATAAGGTTTTGGCTGGAGGTCATAAGGTGGAGGATTACCAACTTGGCTCTCCAATAAAAGTCAAACAAATTCCATCCTTTGCATCCCTGTTTCTCAGTTACCAATTCATTTGAAGTCAAATTTCATTTCCACACCTAGGAGCATTTGCTGCATATGGCAATTGGAGTATTATGTTTAGTCAAGCAGAATTCACAAACCAGAAACTTATCTCACAACCAAGCTCTTCAATTTGACATCCAACATGCTCATGTTTAGGACATCGCCACCAAAATCACATGAGCCCCCACTAAAACAGCACAAGAAAGTGTGTTTCTGTGGCGGGAGTGGGCTGTAGGCAATCCACCAAGCCAGGATGAGAAATATTTGTTGAAAACGAGAATAGCATTCATGCTTTTCCAGAAACTCAGTGATGTCAAAATGTTTTCTGCCCAAATAAGTTTATAACTCAAATGATGTCAAAAGACAATTGACAATATCATTTGGCAGTATAAAAGATGAGGAGCTTTTGTTATTTGTACAATCGGATGTTTTCCCCATAAAGCTTTAAACCTATGGTACAGTAGTATTATACAGTCATCACAGAAAAGCCTACTAATTTCCACAACACAAAAAAGCTCAGTGGGCATTTCCATTCTGTTCCACTCTCTCGACGGAAAAGCAAAAAGCTCAAAGACCGAAATACCACTGGCCGCTGCACTACCTTCAGTTTTCGATCCATGTTAAGGTTCCCACAATTAGATATTTGCTTGGAAGTTCTCCAGCACATGGTGCGAGGTATGTTACCTTGTTCCTGAAAATGGAGATAATCAAAGATAGGATCAAAGCGGCATTCAGAATAGTAAACATGATTGTCTAATAAGAAGAGAATTCAAGTACAAACCTGTGCACGTCTATGTCGGTTACATAAATGAATCCAGCGATATTACTGACATGAGATAAAAGAAGTATATGATAagataaaaagaataaagagaaCTGTTATGATATGACAAACGTTAAAAGAGccaaaaaacaacaaagaaaaaaaatgtcaaatttcTAGGCTACATCACTAAGGAATGAAACTGAAGCTCATAATGCAATTACACAAGACTACTTTGCATTTCTATGGAAGTACTCTTGATCAGATAATTTCACTCTGTCAGTGAAGTTCTATGAGAACACTCCAGAAATGAAAAATGCCAAACAAAAGAATCCAGTGTAATACATGATTTACATTTATGCAGAGAGGAGTGGGGCATAAATATGTTTTTTCCTAGATCATATAATCTCTtcatttacttttcttttctACATTTTTTTCAGCATGCCACATCTTCAATATGTTTGCTTTACATACTAAGATTTTTTATATGCTTTACTTGAGCTGAGGATCTATCGGAAACCACCTCTACCTCTACAAGACAGAGGTAAGGTTGCGCACACCCCATCCTTACCGGACCCCACTTGTGAGAGTACACTGGATAATTGTTGTTGAGGAGTGGGGAGAATTGTCCCATGAAAGCACAATCCCTCACATAATTTCTCAACAGCAAGAGTCCAAGGACAAACTTCATTCAATGTGTCAGACTAGATATATTAGTATTAGAACTTCATAATTGAGTTTAGAAGATCCATAAGGTGTTGATATCCCAGCTACGACGGACCCAATGTGGAGGCATGAGAAAAATTGTCTCTAGATTCTAATGAACATTGAACATAACCTCTTTCAGCTAGAACAGACGAACCTACAATCCATTGAACATAAAAGATGAGGGTAGAAAAAGGAAGTCCGTTTTACCTGGAAATTATTTGATCTTGTTCTTTGGCATATGAGACGGCAAGAACCAAATGAAGCAAGTCCCGGCTGATAGTAACAGGAACCAATCTTGTAGGATCTGCAGCAGGCTCTGCACCAATAGGTAAAGCAGAGCGTGGAGCCTGTGGTCCACCCCCTATTCGGTAGACGAACAAGTCACTGAAGTTCACTACATTAGAATGTGGTGAGAGGTCATTTGAAGGGCCATAAAAGTACTCCTGGTGAAGaagcaaagaagaaaaaatgattgGTTTTTGCGTTACAAGGATAAGGTGAAGAGTAAGGGTACCGTAGCCCACAAGAGCAAGCATTCATGTTCATGGCATGAACTATGACCGACTCTCAACTCTCATTATTACAAATCTATAAAAGAAATCTGTACCCGTATTCTGTAGCCCCTCGCTTTCTGCCGTACTTTTGCATTCCTTGATACAACACCACCAGATTTTTGAAGTTTCACCACATCCACGTTAGGCCGATTCTTCAATACATCTTTTAGCATGCTACAAAGTTTTTCCTGCCCAAAGTACAACCACATAATAGAAATAAGATCCAACGCTTGCAGTGTATAAATAGCACTACGAACAAGCAATTTCAGGATACTAGTTCTCGAAGTCaatcttttatttctattttcttttgtgCGTGGGGGATGGAGGGTAGCTTTCGACAGAgaccatacacacacacacacactcgtAAAACCTActgaaatcttaacaaatattaGACCTGAACCCATAATTTAACATTACAACGAGCTCAATGCTAAAATCCTTCAAAGTTGAATCCATTAAATTTAAACTTAAGATCCCCGGGGTgcatttgggggggggggggtgtgaaCAGGGAGAAAACTGTACTATCAAAAGCCAAACCAACATAAATGGTTGTGTGGACCTATCAGACCACTGCCTACTGGAGAGTAAAACTTCCAACAAATAAAGTGTCAGAGAATTTGAGTCCCCTGGTTCACAAGACTTGGGTTTCCTTGATATTAATCACACATCATAATATCAAATGCCTCTCTCATATAAAATGGTCTTCCCTGTCAGTAGTGGGAACATACCTGACCCAAGACAAGAACAACTGTGGCATTGAACGTATCAATCGCATGGAGTAGCAACTGCAAAAGAAGATTGAACAGTGACCATAAAACTCTAAATGCTACCCTCACTGTCATTAATACagaaaaacacacaaaattgAGCTTAAATACCTCATAACCAACTCCCTCTATCCATCCCATCGTATTTATTACCATGCCTGAAGCTCGAGATTCAGCATTACCAGAGAATTGCTTCTCCAGAGTCTGAGATAGCTCTTTGACGAGTACCTTGTAGTGATCTACGTTGGCACTGTTAAATAGGAAAATGGTATCTGCTAGTTAACAAATATGCCACATGCAAACTGCAAGTACTAAAACAAGTTTTCTTCATACAAACTTTATGATGTACAAGACACACGatgtgtcacgacccaagccggggccctggccgcaacgggcatc is a genomic window containing:
- the LOC107875978 gene encoding protein CLP1 homolog isoform X1 — protein: MDWLSEDFQTTGAKNRSSSDMAYGGTNVNPLAATGGSTTMRQVKLEKECELRIEASADSPLRLRLLTGTAEIFGTEIPPGIWLNFPPRLKFAVFTWYGATIEMDGPTETDYTADETPMISYINVHAVLDGRRNHAKASAGDSDTSQGPRVIVVGPTDSGKSTLSRMLLSWAAKQGWKPTFVDLDIGQGSITIPGCVAATPIELPIDPVEGIPLEMPMVYFFGHVTPSANVDHYKVLVKELSQTLEKQFSGNAESRASGMVINTMGWIEGVGYELLLHAIDTFNATVVLVLGQEKLCSMLKDVLKNRPNVDVVKLQKSGGVVSRNAKVRQKARGYRIREYFYGPSNDLSPHSNVVNFSDLFVYRIGGGPQAPRSALPIGAEPAADPTRLVPVTISRDLLHLVLAVSYAKEQDQIISSNIAGFIYVTDIDVHRNKVTYLAPCAGELPSKYLIVGTLTWIEN
- the LOC107875978 gene encoding protein CLP1 homolog isoform X2, producing the protein MAYGGTNVNPLAATGGSTTMRQVKLEKECELRIEASADSPLRLRLLTGTAEIFGTEIPPGIWLNFPPRLKFAVFTWYGATIEMDGPTETDYTADETPMISYINVHAVLDGRRNHAKASAGDSDTSQGPRVIVVGPTDSGKSTLSRMLLSWAAKQGWKPTFVDLDIGQGSITIPGCVAATPIELPIDPVEGIPLEMPMVYFFGHVTPSANVDHYKVLVKELSQTLEKQFSGNAESRASGMVINTMGWIEGVGYELLLHAIDTFNATVVLVLGQEKLCSMLKDVLKNRPNVDVVKLQKSGGVVSRNAKVRQKARGYRIREYFYGPSNDLSPHSNVVNFSDLFVYRIGGGPQAPRSALPIGAEPAADPTRLVPVTISRDLLHLVLAVSYAKEQDQIISSNIAGFIYVTDIDVHRNKVTYLAPCAGELPSKYLIVGTLTWIEN